From a region of the Candidatus Pelagibacter sp. FZCC0015 genome:
- a CDS encoding FAD-binding protein: MFTEEKKNSQIFQDSNYLSPTSELEVSELIKEAYKKKFPIDIHGSNSKKFIGYNVQAAKSLDFSNLSGVIEYLPEELYIKVKPGTLIKDIENILEKNNQELSFEPTDFGYLKDGKSNKGTAGGCVSCNFAGSRRFKVGSVRDFILGFRGVNGKGDIIKSGGTVVKNVTGYDLSKLVSGSFGTLVALTEVTLKVSAKKPSQNTIIIYEKDPKIISDLFNMVLSSSNEISGAVFVPDEPKSKKFTPNKSKAFKLNDLDQEGAFFAFRIEGDQNSINERIKDISNEMDLKKYKTSNLDIYQSDLFWKSINSLQLFSETKNNLLRAVVPPSKSENMMSFLKNKYRYFIDWSGSLFWIEVPGDQNIKEVKNIIIQNDGYVTIIKKSEDFEFIEKLFTIDDTKLMISKKIKESFDPRGLFNPGKMYKDF; encoded by the coding sequence ATGTTCACAGAGGAGAAGAAAAATTCCCAGATCTTCCAAGATTCTAATTATCTGTCACCCACAAGTGAGTTAGAGGTTTCAGAACTAATCAAAGAAGCTTATAAAAAAAAATTTCCAATTGATATCCATGGAAGTAATAGTAAAAAATTTATTGGATATAATGTTCAAGCGGCAAAAAGCTTAGATTTTTCAAATTTATCTGGAGTAATCGAATATCTTCCTGAGGAGCTATATATAAAGGTTAAACCAGGAACACTAATAAAAGATATAGAAAATATTTTAGAAAAAAATAATCAAGAACTTTCATTTGAGCCAACTGATTTTGGTTACCTTAAAGATGGAAAATCAAATAAAGGGACAGCTGGTGGATGTGTCTCTTGCAATTTTGCAGGCTCAAGAAGATTTAAAGTAGGTAGTGTAAGAGATTTTATTTTAGGTTTTAGAGGGGTCAATGGAAAGGGCGACATAATTAAATCAGGAGGCACAGTTGTTAAAAATGTGACTGGATATGATTTATCTAAATTAGTTAGTGGTTCTTTTGGAACATTGGTTGCTCTTACAGAAGTCACTTTAAAAGTTTCAGCAAAAAAGCCATCTCAAAATACAATTATAATTTATGAGAAAGATCCAAAAATCATTTCAGATTTATTTAATATGGTTTTGAGTTCAAGCAATGAAATATCAGGTGCAGTGTTTGTGCCAGATGAACCTAAATCTAAAAAATTTACACCAAATAAAAGTAAAGCATTTAAATTAAATGATTTAGATCAAGAGGGTGCCTTTTTTGCATTCAGAATTGAAGGGGATCAAAACTCTATTAATGAAAGAATTAAGGATATTTCAAACGAAATGGATTTAAAAAAGTACAAAACTTCAAATTTAGATATTTATCAATCCGATCTTTTTTGGAAAAGTATAAATAGTTTACAATTATTTTCTGAGACCAAAAATAATCTTTTAAGGGCAGTTGTGCCTCCTTCAAAGTCTGAAAACATGATGAGTTTTCTGAAAAATAAATACAGATATTTTATTGATTGGTCTGGGTCATTATTTTGGATTGAGGTACCCGGTGATCAAAATATAAAAGAAGTAAAAAATATAATAATTCAAAATGATGGATATGTAACAATAATTAAAAAATCCGAGGATTTTGAATTTATAGAAAAATTATTTACGATTGATGATACAAAACTAATGATATCAAAAAAAATCAAAGAAAGTTTTGACCCTAGAGGATTATTTAATCCTGGAAAAATGTATAAGGACTTTTAA